A window of Aythya fuligula isolate bAytFul2 chromosome 12, bAytFul2.pri, whole genome shotgun sequence genomic DNA:
CGCATGTCCTGAGTGTCCTGTACCAGGTACCACAGGAGAGTGTAACCTACACTGCCACCATCCCAGGGCATCTCTACCACTCACAAATCACCTCAGTTTCcctagaaatctttttttttaaacttatttgcGGGGAGACACATGTCTATTACAGCATGAATTGGGTTGAGATAAAATGATTCTGGAGTTATCTATTCAATGTCAAAGCAGCAGATAGGGTAAATGCTATGTTGCACTGTTCCATGTCTAAACAGAGTGACAAAAATTACAACAAGATCCTTGTTGTGAAATTGAGTATAACATGAGATTGCTTGGTAAAGATCGGTGGCTAACAGTACTGGGTATTGTTCTTCCCTGTCTTCTAATGTCTTAATGCAAATTTCATTTATGAAGCATAAATTATTGATGCCTAGAGTCAAGTTGCAGATGGAGAGGCTGTATCttatttctgaacagaaaatgctgACAGCAAAGGCTCTTGCCTGGACAGTCTGTATCCTGGAGGGTAAAATGACGCTGCTCTTGTTTCAACtcatccaaataaaataaagcaatagaGGCACAAGGTTGAAATTACTTTAACTTGGATCATCCTTAGAAGTTACATGTATTATTATAATTTCCCCTTCAttcaagtaattttttctttaaggaacaGATAagttttatgttcattttacagttggtaaaattaaaaagcagaatacaTATAGATGCCTTCCCAAAGTAGTACAATTAACATTGAGCAGCAGCGTTTGGATGAAAACAGCCGTTCGTTGAttcaaaacctgtttttctAAATAACTGGCCATTTCTTCCTTGCTTAGGGCAAATTCTTTACATAGTTAATTGAAGAAGCTTCTACTACTTGCAGTGGGGTCAAAATTTCATTGTTTCTGATGTATGTGCCTATGTAATCCACCAAAATACTTAAGTGGGAAGCTCACATCTACTTACTCCTGCTGCTTTAGATGCTCCATCATTGTATTTTGAGACAGCAGCGATTGAAATGGCGAAGTAGATAACAGCAGCAGTGACGCAGCGCAAGAAATCCTGTAAAATAAACCATCTTGCATTGTCAGATCAGTCACGTAATTTCAAAATCCAAACTCCTCTAAGAATCGCTTCAAAAATTATAAATGTTTGGTGTTAAGTCACTGGACTTGCCTGGTGCTGAAGTGTGACTACAGCACGGTATTTGCAGCAGATGAGTTGCTCATCTGGGAAAGATTATTAAATGAAAGATGACTGAAATCTTAGCATTAGCTTCTGCTCCTACACGTTGGTATAAAGCCTCCTTTTATCACATTCTGAGACCTTTCTTCAAGGGCAGTCTTTCTGTGACATTTCACATGAGGCATCGCAAGGACTAATGGAAGAATAATTtgaaatgccttaaaaaatTTCACTTGTAAGCAGAACTGCAATAGCAAGTGCTCTGCAGGGGTACCACTGCCTATGGGAAGAACGCAAAATGAAAATTGCACAAGTGTGCTTGCTTCCCTACAGAATTAGCCTTGTCTGTAGGAACTCCTCATTCAGGAAATAAACACTTGTAGTGTTAGGGCTATCATTTATACTTAGTTATGTATACCTGGGCCTCCTGCAGCTAGCCTGAAGTGAACGTACCAATTTTTATCATAGAAATATGTGCTGCTGTAGCTCTGCAGGGCAAGGACCATGCCCTCTAATACAAGCAGTGATGTGCTGGAGCAGCCATATCTGTGAACTGTGTATTAAATGAAGAACTGTGATTGCTAGGGCATGTGTAAATCATGTGAATGGAAGAATGGTATCTTGACCTCTGTTCACAATTAGATCTTCTGCCTTTTCAGAACAGATGGATGGATAAGATACCATCTCAAGAGACAAATTCTACAAGAAACTTGATTCCTCTGGAGTCAGACTGAGGTTAGTTATCTACATTCTGTGGCTGGAGTATATTATAGTAATGGATATAATAAACATAAATGCTTTTTTGTCTTAGTTCTGGATAGTGAAATTGAGATTACCATCTGAAAAGCACACAAACTTTCATAGTCTGTCACTGCTGTTGTTTTATCCACAAAAAGGCCTTGCTAATGCTCCCTTTATAAGTTAAGAGTTCCCATTCAAATCTCACCAGGGTGAACTTGTGCTGGACTGTATCAAAAGAGAACCCAAATCGATCGggttagtgtttttttgtgtgtgtgtgtttgtactGCTAGATAAATGTTCCCTTATTAATGTATGTTTGAAGCAACAGAGACATCCAGCGGTCATTGAGCAGTAATTACTTGCAACTGCAAACCTGAAAACTCCCTAATGAGTAGCCAGTGACTGTGTGTGTGAGCCCCTGCCAAAAAGAGCTGCAGGGCATCCCCACTTAACAAATGTAGTTAGCCATTTGCATGTGAGTACGACTCTGCATCTGAACAGTACTTACTTAagaattttcaaacattttagtGAAGTAGGTGCATTACAATGCAGTGTGCCTCAGTTTCTGCATTTGTAAGGGTGGCAACATTGGTCAGGCTGATATtggctgcttttgaaaatttcacTGCTAAACCATTTGCGCAGAATCAGGCATAAATTCTATGCTCTAGTAAAACTGTGCTTTGTGTCAACACCTAGAAAGTATATAGTAGATCACAGTTTAAAGAATGCTTTGGAACCTTTTGAATGAGAGGTAATATGGACATATTTCTTGTAAGATGGTAAAGTTGTTAGCAGCCAGCCTAAACTCCAGTACAGTCCCTTCTCTGATGTTCTACTGTACAATTAAATCTGTGCTTGTATTTCACATTTCACTTACCGTCAAAGGCCAGTAGAGTCCTTTAAACTTCTCATTAAGTTTGGAGGCataggcaaaaaaaagaaacaacgCCAGCAGAAATTCTAGGAGTGGTGCCATCATGAAAGAGGCAGCTGAAGATGCAATATAGCAGATAAAGATGATAAATGACAGCACctacaagaaaaggaaaacactagTTATTCGCATGGAAAAGCctcaggcagctgagcagctttGAAGTGTTACTCTGCTGGTGATGGCATATCTTGCTTCCCACTTCTCTTGCACCAAATGAATATTCTTGTTTGTTGAGGAATAACTCTaatgtcatttatttcagtgtatgTAAAAGTAACTTTCCAGACAGCTTGATGCATTTGCACCTATCTGAGTCAATAATTTGCTCTGGATTGTAAGCAACTCTGATAACATAATTCTGAAAATAGAGTGGAACATTGCCAAGCAAACAGAGCTTTAAGCTTTCAACTATGACAGTTCTCATTTGAAACACAAATCTTAGTTCATATAGCCCAAAGTAACTCAGCATTTATAATCTCCTTGGAGCTGAAAGAAAGTATTCTGTTGATGGATAGAAAAGACCCGAGAATTAGTTATGTGCTTTCTGTACATCTCTGGTTCTAGTTTCCCAGTGTAAACAACTGTCTAGCTagcatattaaataaaaacactttttgtaaGTGCATTTATTATGTGTTAATTTACACCTGAGCTGCTGTACGCAGCCTTTCCTCTTGAAGGCAAATTTCTGCCCTGGGTGCTCAGATATGTTTTTGGTCACCATAGCAGTAGACACTGTTTAAGTACTAGACCAGCAGGATTTTCTCAACTTTAATTCTAAATTGggaattcatatttttcactCATCTAACCCTAAAAATAGACATATTTCTCCCCTACATGGTACCTCTGAGGGCTTTGGGACCTTGGGACTTTTGGGTTCTCAAAAAGCACAAATGTTTGGACAGAGATCATCAGTGCATTTCCCTCATTAAATTTCATAACCATGGCTTTATTTGATTGTTGCTAGTGTGTGTTCCTGTGAACCACCTGTACTTAAATAAATACCTTCATTATATTTGAAAGGTAAGGCATTAATTGCGCCTATGAGAGATATGTCAAACCTCACATACATGCATCAAAAGAGCCCATTTACATATAGTGGGCAAATAAGCAGTTCAATCCTATTGAAATGATTTGTTAATTTGATAAATTAAGAAGCCTTTATTCTAAATTCTGTAAAAGCAGTCAGTTCTTGACCAGGACCATAGTAACGGGAGTATATTGTTTTGATCCATTAGGACTGGGTGGTAAATTTGAAAGGAtgtgacattttcagaaaaatactgtatttatctTAAAAATGCCTCTGTGCAGTTCTTGTTTCATTAAGTTGTAGAAAGATGGTTTGATTTATTATACAGAGTTCATTTCCACACTGAGGGCTGTTGTCTGTTAATATTTATCCTATTTGTTGTTATTTCTCTTACTATTATTTGCTATTGCTTGAATAACCTCTTTGCAGGCTTTTCCAGAGTTTTCATATAGTGGGAGGGAACTCGATGTACATGTATCTTAtcctgttattttatttctgtgaatgaaaagTAATACATATTGTTTGAACAGAAGATGGACGTAACAGAACTTGAGAACTGATAGGAGGAGAGAggacttcttcctcctccttgtcATACTGCCCATTCCTTCCCACCACCCCACCCAAGGaatgagaacagaaagaacTCGACTTCAGCTTTGTGTATCTGGTTCACCCATGTTTGTGGAACGTAATTTAGACTTGGTTTCAAGTTTTCTAGGTTCAAAAAAATTGCTATGTAGATAGGACATCTCTTTCATGTTTAttcttgtgtttaaaaaaaactctccctttttttctggCTACAGGAAAGCGTATGACAGCCGTGATCCAGAGACAGAGAAATACTCAGGGAtgaacagcagcagggaggagatgcATTCAGGGTAGGTCCAACCAAGGAAAACCCTTTCAACATCAAAAAGTTAGACCTGACCTACACTTCGCAGATCCTTTATGAGAGAATTAAATGCATTATATGTTAAATAATACATCATATGACAGCAGTGAGGGAAGGTAAAGAGGCAAATTTCAGATCTGTAAGTTCATGAAGCACAGCAGAGATGACTTTGATCTCGGTTCCGTTTGATACGGTAACTCCTATGCTGCCTTTAAACTGTGAAAAAGGTTTTCTGTCAGAAGCATTAATTATTAGGTAAAATGAAGGGCCTTTCTGTTCTCTTAAGATCAGCCTTATGGTAATCTGTGTAATTTGAGGATCCCATGCTCTTCCCTTCAACCCCGTGGCCCTGAGCAGGTCTTCAGCAGTATGAAGCGCTCTACAGCAGAGCCTCAGGTGCTGCAACACAGCTCAGGACACAAACCATGTTTCATGCAAGAGCACTCCAAGGGGACTTTTCCTAttcctctgtgctggtgtgATGACAGTGTTCCTGTctgggttaaaaataaactgctggACAGATGAAAGGATCAGCCTGAGCGTTCTGGCTTTCTAATCTGGTCCCATTCAAAGAAGGTGGCATCTGGCAAAGTATTGTCTATTATAAAACCTAGTCAATTGGCTGGTTACTTGCTCACACAAATGCCTTAGTTTTTGATAGAATCGGAGCAATCTCCTGCCTGTTCCTTAACCCTGGTGAATGGTGATCATACTCCCAGCTCAACCACCAAAATGACTGCTGGCTGGGGTCCAGCCACTCAGAGCTTTCCGTGCCTTACACTACTTGTCAGCATCCTATCGTGCTCAGGAAGGACATGTCAGGGCTGGATTAAAAAACTCTGAATTGCAAGAGTTCCCTTGATTTCAGTAGTTACTGATAACAATagtaaaagggaaagaagcCAACACAAAGAGTGATAATTGCTCCTCTACTCATCCCTTGTTTTAGTGGTGTTCAGAGCCCGAAAAGGTCTGAGGAGTGTTTTATTACTAGCACATAAGTGAAATACCCACCCACAAAATACTGGATCAGCTTTGGAAAATGAAGGTTTGACAGACAGTATTTTTAGATGTTAGAGCCTTCAACGAGGTGAGGCTGGAAGGCACTCAGAGGGAAGCAGCAAggcttgggaagaaaaaatgaaacaagaggAAGGAGGTGCCTGATGGCTCTGTCAggtggtggctgctgtgctgcaacTTGTTCTTTggctttcttgctttgtttgtctgGTGCTTATGTCAGAGCCCTGACATGGATATTAATGCCTGATCTGCTCTGTAACTTGGGGACAGTTCTGCATAATACAAGAGCACACAAAGCTGTCAGCTTCTGactgtttctcatttctcttcttgtaGAGCTCATTTCCCCTTCTGATGGGTGGAGTGCACAGACTCCCTGAGCAATATCCTAACAGTATTGTTATCTAAgactattttctctgttttttgaaACATAAAAGTGACTAGGTAACTTGTTAGCATCTGACCTTTTAATTGCAGTGCTAGTAAGTGAAGGAGTTGATACCATCTGAAAACTTGGtaactttaaaatatacttcTCTTCCCCCAGTAAAAACACTGATGGGCCAGTTTGTACCCAGAAATAACGAACacctatttatttacttctccAGATTTCAAATCTTTGAGACAAATATCTAGCAAACTGAAAGTTGCTCTAAAATGACTACATCAAAGCAACCTTCAGAATGTAGCCTGACCCCTCTAAAGGACTGTCAAATGATCCAGTGCATGTCACGCTTgcttcacactttttttttaaactgaagttgCACTTTTAAACATTCACTTCAGAGAGGTCATTTCTCTAACAGCTCTATatcagctataaaaaaaaaaaaagagaggaagttTGTGAGGCTCAGTGCAGTTGCAAGTTTATTTCTAGCACTTTCAAACTCAGAAAGTACTGctgctttggggggggggggggtgaaatGGGGGAGTGTTTATCAATTGCGTTAATTTGTATTTACATGGGGGGTTTTCTTTTGCTCCTGGGATTACATCCTTGTGATTGATAGCAGTTAAGGAGTCTGAGTTgttcctgccctcctgctgaaAGGTTAATGTGATCCTTGCCACCTTTGCTGTGGAGGAATATTTGAAGGCAAAAAGCTCTTGTTCAGCAAAGGGCAGAACAAGATCCTATCATGCTCTGGCCGTGGTATGAATATAAAAAGTCTTGTCAAGAGAAGAGGCCCAGTTTTTCACTAAGCACGTTTTTTTGGGGGAACGTACccaattaatgaaaaatataattaaatattactttttaaaaaaggaactCTTGGTATTGTATTTGATACAGTAAACTTCTTCCATGCAGTATTTACTTAATAATGTGTTTCTGGGCTTCATCAACTGGCCAGACACTATGAAGGCTATACTTTATCGCATAGCCAGCTTTCAATGTaaggtataaaataaaattacttagTGTGATTAAAGCAGCGTGCTCCTTAAGGGAAGACTGCTAAAGTGCTGAGGTCACAGGCAGGATGTGAAGGCGTTTGTCTCCCCTGTGCATGAAGAACAGACCCACTCCAGCCTGTGGGGGGATGACACGGATGCCAGGAAGCAGCTTACATCATTGTACACAACTCCACACGCCCTGCTGTACTTCACTTGCTGCTCTGTGTGGCCAAATGTGTGCAGCTCATTTCCCCCTCCACAGAAAAGAACAGGTTTGcttaaatagtttaaaaagtGACTAGCAGTGATGTCTTTTGGATAACTGTGTATTTTGTTACTGTTCActagcagagagagagagatcttaGGGGTCTCTACTGTTGAGTTACTTCATGTTCCTTGTGGAGTCACCTTGGTTCTTGGTCCACCCAGAGTTAGTGGCAGGGCTCGCCTGGCTACAGACCCAGAGAAAGTCACAGGGCTTGTCTTCAGGGACGGCTTTGCACAGAGAATCTGGAAATGTCAGTTATGCAGTGCAGTTcagagaagactgaaaagataaaagaagagaagacagacaggaaaagaagaaaaaacagataaaacaattTCTACATCCTTTGTGTTGTCACAAAGGTGACACAGGACAACCTGAGGTagtcatatttttattacacaaTTCGTAATGCTATTGCATAGTGGATTCTAGGGAATGAGCATGGCTGTTCAATGGTTCCAACACGGGACAGAGGGAACTAGAAAATAGGCCTCTTATGCAGGAGGAGAGCATGGATGATGTGTTGGCCTTCAAGATGGCAACTTgaatattaaggaaaaatgaacagcttaaaatgagttttgaagTATATAGAAGATATGGTATggagagaaaatagaaaggaaaataaaaataaccttgtCAGAGAGAGTGGTGATTAGAAAGCAGTGGAGCCAGACAGAATAAACAGGATCAGGAGAGAGACAGCAAAGCTTATATACGTATTTGATGTTGCTGCTCCTTTTTGGCTGTGTAGCTATCCCAGATGGAATAAAAAATTCATAAGGTAGGaagatcaaaaggaaaaggagcagggggaaaaacaacTTCCTTCTCTGAATAAAATTTGAGATGATTAAGCTTCTAGCTGTAATTAGTTTCATCACCAGCGTAACTTGTTCTAGAGGAAGTGCCAGAATGCCCAGATTTGGTAGCCCACAGAGCAGCTGACATGAAAGACTGGATGCTGACAGTGTTTGGGTGCACTTTCACTTTGTAGAAGAATGTGCGTGAatgttattttaagaatattttcaaaatgttttttaaaagctggcTCTGGCAGTTTCCTTCCCTCTGAGCTCCGCAGTCCTGCCCAGCAGGCTCACTTTTGGAGCTCCGTGCAGCTCTCCTCCAGGATGCCCCAGCAAAAGTGGTACCAGTGCTGCACGTGGCAGGCTGAGAGGCTCATTCCGTTTCCTTGGCTGTGTTCTGTGAAGGCTGGGGGCTTGGTTTCTCCAAGAAAGGCCACATTGTCTTCTGTGTCTACCAAGACCTCAAATGGTGCAAATTAAGGAGTGGTTGAATGTGGCAGTTGTCTGAATTCATAAAGTCCGTCAGTCTGCTCTAATTTATGACAGCTGAACTGATCGTATGTCAGCCAGGTCTATTGGACAAAACAAGACAATTTAATGGAGTTACTGGCACCAAGTGCATTAGCAGCAAGGTTGCTGGGCTGAAGGAATTTCCTGAATCCCAATTCTGTTCCTTGCAGTCATAGACTGAAAAGAAGTACAGCCATATAGCCCAGATATATTTGCAAGTTGCTTCTTTGCTTTGGTGGTATGATACTTTACAGAATATgatggtttgctttttttgatgttgaaacaattttttttggcattttcagTAGCTGAACAAAGAACCTCTGAACTACCTGCAGGGGTGCTAATATTTGCATGACCTTAATGACTGAGAAATAAAGTGCATTTCTTGTGACTTGCCAAGCTGCTGAATAATGTCAGAGAGATTCAGTAGCAATAATGAGAAACCCATTTTGTTTCTGAGTAAAAGATGCTGTTCAAAATCTGCATCCCACGAATACAATTTACATGCATTTATGCAGGACCTCACCCAACCCTAGTACTGTCAAAGAGCAGGAATCAGACGTTTAATGCAACCAATGGAAAGctaaagctgaaacacagattTCAACTATGATAGATTTAACTTGGACTCATCTTCAAATATCTGGCACTGTATTTCTTTAATTGtatacagactttttttttcaggggtcTGCGTTGTTTTCAGGGATTTCTTCTGGCAAAGCTGATGCTACTGGAGAGAAACTActgctgcctcccctctgcCAAGAAATGTCATCCTAAACATGTGGGCTGGCCTGCAAGGAGCTCACAGAAAGCTTACGCTGCAGCTTCGACAGATGGATCTTAGAGCTGCTTTCAGTCCGCCAAACCCTCAGGAAGCCCTAAATGGCCTTACAAAGGATAAATCCCTATTGTGTCAGGACACAGCAGTTTTTATTACTTTGGAGAGGCATAATCAGTACTTCTCTCTGTCAACAGAAGGGTAAGTCTGATCCCATGACCAGAATACTATTCCTCAAATATGTCACCcatcagaaatgttaaaaagcCAGGCACCCTGAAAGTTGTCATTTGCTGGCTGTGAGGTTTTATGCGGAATTCCAGTACATGTCATAGTGCATAACAAAAATAGGTGCCAAAGAAGCAAAGTTGGTTGGGCTTTCGTATCATCTAAATGTGTTTCTTGTCAGCTGCAGATGCTGTATGAATAGGGAGCGGAGCTATGTGGAGTTTTAAGGCTTCCCAGCAGAGCTAACATGCCCCGTGACTTGCGGCTACCCAGCCCCAGGTGTGGATTCCCCACCGCAGAAAATGCCCTCACTTCCTGAACAAGCAGGCTCCTCTCAATGCCAGTCCTACAGCGCCAGGCTGCTTCCCCTCGCTGCCTGCCCCAGGACTGCGCCCAGAGACCAAAGGTTCACAGGAGCCGATGGGGAAGGGCTGTCTGGCCCCTTGCCATCACCCATCACCATGGGCACTGTGCAGTGTAGGGCAGCCAGGAGCCCGCCTGTGCTGCTGgccctttcctttctcttgcttGAATTGCCTTATTTCCTCCTCTGGGTTAGCGCAGGGGATAGCCACAGACATATTACAGATCTTAAACATACCCATGCCTGGTTTGGGTGGTCTTGGTGTTTGGCTACCTGCTGTCAAAACTGTCAATCTCCTGCTAAAATTACAGACAACTTTGAGTTTGGAAATTGAGAAGTTTAAAGATGCTAAAAGTAATTTCAATCACTTAACTTTCAGTTTAACTTTTGCTTTCTAAGTACCCACTACCCATGTGGCTGTGTTCCCTCTTTGCCTGCCAGCTGCCAACTGTTCATCTGTCAGGCTTTCTGGTGTTTTGCTCGCTGGTGTAACACTTGAAGCCCTTGATGGGCAAAGGCCTGTAATTAAGGCCATCCCAGACCTCACTACTTGACCCTAAGGAAAACCACAGTGTAGTTCTATGGGAGCAGTTTTTCCAGAGCAAGCTTGTTCTGTGCTATTCGGTACGTTAACAGTAAATCTCTGCCTTTGGGTGAGCCCCTGTGTCCTCCTGGGTGACCAGGGACAAACGAGTGTGGGGGAGCTCAGCCCCGCAGGCTGGAGGCTGCgctcccctgcagcagggcacccATCACCAATTACCGAGTTCGGTCTGCAGCAGGCACCACAGGCTGCCGTGTGCCCCGTGCTAGCACCAGCACTTACCGCCCGTACCCGGGCACCGTGCTGCCTGTGCGCACCGTGCAAAGGGGGCAGAATGAAACACAAACCGCACGGGGTGCTGCTCCGGCCCCTCTCCCGCTTCCCCAGCGGGCTCTGCCTGCACCGGGGCCGCGGCACccgcaggctgcagcccccccccccgcccttgccgcccgcccccggccctTACCGACTCGgcgagcagcagctgccccttgCGGGAGCCGAGGAAGTCCCGCGGCGGCAGCAGCGAGCGCAgccccggcggggcggcggccTCGGCCCCCGGCTCGGGCTCCTCCATGGCTGCGGCGGCCGCGGGCTGGCGAGGAGGAGCGCGGGCGGCTcgggctgctgcttttttttttttttttttttttgaaggagggAAGCGGAAATCGTGACAATGCGGaaacgtgaaaaaaaaaaagtttcagcaTCCCCAAATCCGAGGGGTGGGGGCCCCCGGGGGGGCGGGATCCGCCGGCTGCCCCGCGGTGGCTGCGGGAGGGAGCCTGAGGGGGCAgtgcccccccagcacctcggTTCTCCCCTTAGCACCTCGTTCCCCCcggcttccccttccccctgcaCTCCTGATGTTTTCACTCCTGTGCTGGGTAGCCCAGGcggcctctccctgccctgcccgcagcTCGGTACCTCACCAGGTGCTCTGTTGCGAGTTCCCTTTCCGCAGCACAAGGCCTTTCATTCCTTTGCTTTTGGCTAttgtgctgcctctgccttgAAACTATCCCTCACACCGGTGCTTGCCCTTTAATTTGAATGCTCAGATTTGCTCAGTTGATGCCTAAATTTATGATGGGCTTCCTGAGCGTGAAGTCAGTTGTAGCAGCAAGCCTTACACACACTGTAATAGTTTGTGATGGAAGACACAAACTTCACTTTATCTGCTACCTTCATTGCATGTTAACACCGCAGCATCACTGCGATTGGTACGGAAGAGTTACTTCCAACACTAtcacaaacataaaaatgaaaattcagggATCAAAGGGTCTcagtaataaaacatttacacaGGCTGATGCTCACCACCTGTGGAGTGGGGAACACAAGGAAGggtgaaaaaaatctgttcctaAGATGTTTGCTGATAGCTTCTCCTTCTAAGTACACTTAacaaataacatgaaataatgCATTCAGAGCCATTTGTAAatctttttattacagaaagacaattatgaaattaattttcatccaGATGAAGATGTAGTTCAGTTTAGAAAAACACGAGAATTTTCTGTGAAGTATAAACTGGTGAAATTGCAACACTTGAAACTACATATAGATGGAATAATACTTATGAACAATACTTGCaaaaaaatgtagagaaatGCACAGGAAATTCAAAgataaagacatgaaaatacCAATTCTGTAAAAGAGAACAGTTTAACAATAATCaattaagaaattattcttttgCTAAgatagtaattttattttgcagaaccATTCCTTTCTCTTGGTCCACTGATGCTAAtcttctggaaaagaagaaC
This region includes:
- the CMTM3 gene encoding CKLF-like MARVEL transmembrane domain-containing protein 3, whose product is MEEPEPGAEAAAPPGLRSLLPPRDFLGSRKGQLLLAESVLSFIIFICYIASSAASFMMAPLLEFLLALFLFFAYASKLNEKFKGLYWPLTDFLRCVTAAVIYFAISIAAVSKYNDGASKAAGVFGFIATIVYAIDFYITFNDLVTFLKQGNSESPERRKSEDEDSDSDSD